From one Brachypodium distachyon strain Bd21 chromosome 4, Brachypodium_distachyon_v3.0, whole genome shotgun sequence genomic stretch:
- the LOC100835663 gene encoding uncharacterized protein LOC100835663 isoform X2, translating to MNKKTRLLEKYGHGFLKNWVFAHNVCVNTTRHRNLLILNVVQVLMYPILLDDQSLANQFQMFIETIDESYEVSLSTNQQYPGVYALLFFRSCKARAIGLRLARSMGKLRKAVDLEPLQPLLQKYIDFLEAEVLPSTLESSRPRVQLKRADVWLGFKSFLGFLEAPAFEDGILEKYPIFLNIVLNHVSDDGSDLSCSVSCLKASFEMLGCKLWLRTTLSPSVMRNTLLGQCFHTRDEKSHKEIFDLFLPFLQSLEALQDGEHEKQRRNILYFLLHQVTRSSNFSALMRKNATKIALLIVQRGYTMSPPCPASECAHMWGPSLICSLKDASLHSSLRQPAFDLINILIVSDASALISFKLKYEYATKDDVSNSVMFADDEDELPFTNDTAEKECSCWNDFSVLSKLTFRGCKDWTCVPLLWYLVMVQLEPSKLPIAFSKAVFWALSHISVLEPGLATESSVPVNDWLLSHAGEVSPTFSWQVPNGADDGGGGKDCINTVKVSKFGTLLLRIFKRFAIHFIMQIEQCGLQKQWTWESMMAESLILALVDHNDNVRQAGRAVMEHVSQARGLTSGLQFLCSSASSLSAVFVGLRYVVQLVESQSVLADFHSLHHLFFVVCKLVKEDIAQQPSVAQPAKPSEGGFLRQPFSNVLITPPEHAVDIITWEKFSTLLSVTLWPFISTCLRKGEELINTKQCQISCVRVLELLPLVYERVNSYCTQPFSVTTMVPDSNDITWLFHLINWGKSSLLVISRHWKQCMLSLFKLLKGSHSGSIQHHIEDLGDTFSNDVIDMDELKGRISNLNLAVFKKPPAETERRVVDGLPTPAKSIASIPSLIDYTVRERHTGGDNLETVKPSHGSDSEHIILLSDSEENLPTGDATGEEVLSSVKENDSLIASDQLKAVNPSKQRMPAENRHVSLKQQICKPVSDISASSKPVSTDSRSTIAASKGLGGRKMPSIPVNTNNTSLLPNKVKSSVSAIPRPSRPNSSSDVGKFKSIFRDISDDEDDPLEHALDNYRRPQLRVTKSAILVPKRQVVQLQLPAEKRQASGRPDANSRRFVPPKLDSWFKSILEMDYFAVVGLSSSEIIKKPALKEIPVCFDSQAQYVEIFQPLVIEEFKAQLQNAYVETPPEDMTCGSISILSVERVDEFLVVRGRAENSVCVKSKGCTENDLILFTKDPLKSSGQQVHVLGKVDRRETDKNKALIFVIRFFLSNENVRLNKVKRLLVERSKWFFSRVLSMTPQLREFSALSSLNDIPVLPVILNPVSSTATNHESGKVYLDKLARPMRKVLKSSYNDSQLQAVSIAIGPTSSKMKCDLSLIQGPPGTGKTKTIVAIVSALLSLHADSSYNLPRHGPLASAEFTKPRTRISQTAAVARAWQDAALAKQQIKDSQRENPRTERLSKGRALVCAQSNAAVDELVSRLGDGLYDADGKLYRPYIVRVGNAKTVHPNSMPFFIDTLVEQRLSDELKTNNESKVSSDAKSSGSLRASLEKVVDRIRFYESRRKLMDRDKTENDSSGPDEDEIDEVSDEAIGAKLNILYTQKRAVSAELATAYASEKKIADENKSLKHKVRKSILGEAEIVVTTLSGCGGDIYGVCSETASAKKYGNFSEHGLFDVVVIDEAAQALEPATLIPLQLLKSKGTKCIMVGDPKQLPATVMSGLASKFLYECSMFERLQRAGYPVIMLTKQYRMHPNISRFPSLHFYENKLLDGVQMAEKSAPFHEHNHLGPYMFFDIADGRERSGTNAATQSLCNQYEADAALEILSFLKNRYPAEFSCRKIGIITPYRSQLSLLRSRFTSFFGPEIVAEMEINTVDGFQGREVDILVLSTVRASNSSGDRHHAGEARSIGFVADVRRMNVALTRARFSLWIVGNARTLQTNSHWASLVQNAKERNMFISVERPYGLIFGKVHGATHSNYNSHLKQQRENEKASMTNSRTVDAQLRKEHLRHAGRATEKEGISLRDDQAKRASRWDRKSPKAQDSTMRTIEENKPAVQNGDMRDSKGSMEQHFDQDSVMREQGVENNLSMHNVNHLELAKRMATGDPPDGSYVRRQRENKLVKENIGMGTDKPLFKEDAPKNSKVRVYNGENIANQDNDMGTIKGSSKRGSILKSVSKKADDCPPTHCDMQKLIQKAKGVRKFSEKPRSSNSSQEDPSLNHDAVTESANKNSGTGSPTIPVMKKMTSKVKGARKFTEQPRSGSPSVPSRFDEASSHTREVMKSQGTNPTVTSQNHQIAARKRQREDVESLLSSALISSKKPSSKHPKKKQNKNM from the exons ATGAACAAGAAAACTCGCCTCTTAGAAAAATATGGTCACGGGTTTCTCAAGAACTGGGTATTTGCACACAATGTGTGTGTGAACACCACCAGGCACAGGAATCTTTTGATACTGAATGTCGTTCAG GTTTTGATGTATCCTATTCTATTAGATGACCAATCATTGGCTAATCAGTTCCAGATGTTCATTGAAACAATTGATGAATCATATGAAGTGAGCCTTTCAACTAATCAGCAATATCCT GGCGTTTATGCGTTACTGTTCTTCAGAAGTTGTAAAGCTCGAGCAATTGGGCTTCGCTTGGCCCGATCCATGGGAAAATTAAG GAAAGCGGTTGACTTGGAACCATTGCAACCCTTACTGCAAAAATATATCGATTTTCTGGAAGCGGAAGTTCTTCCCTCTACTTTAGAATCTTCAAGACCTAGGGTGCAGCTCAAAAGAGCCGATGTATGGCTTGGATTTAAATCATT CCTTGGATTTCTTGAGGCTCCTGCTTTTGAAGATGGGATCTTGGAGAAATACCCCATCTTCCTGAATATTGTACTTAACCATGTCAGTGATGACGGATCTGATTTGTCATGTTCTGTTAGTTGCCTCAAAGCATCATTTGAAATGCTAG GCTGCAAACTTTGGTTAAGAACAACACTATCACCTAGTGTTATGCGGAACACATTATTGGGTCAGTGTTTTCACACTCGAGATGAAAAAAGTCACAAGGAAATTTTTGATCTTTTCCTCCCATTTCTTCAG TCACTTGAAGCGCTACAAGATGGTGAACATGAAAAGCAACGGAGGAACATACTGTATTTTCTTCTCCATCAAGTAACTCGGAGTAGTAATTTCAGTGCTCTGATGAGAAAAAACGCTACTAAG ATTGCTCTTCTTATTGTGCAAAGAGGCTACACAATGAGCCCTCCTTGCCCAGCCTCTGAATGCGCCCATATGTG GGGACCATCTTTGATATGCTCGTTAAAGGATGCATCCTTACATAGCTCTCTGCGTCAACCTGCATTTGATCTCATCAATATTCTCATAGTCTCTGATGCTTCTGCCTTGATTTCCTTTAAACTGAAGTATGAGTATGCCACAAAGGATGATGTAAGCAACTCTGTCATGTTCGCTGACGATGAGGATGAACTGCCTTTCACAAATGACACTGCAGAAAAGGAGTGCAGTTGTTGGAATGATTTCAGTGTTCTGAGCAAGTTGACGTTTCGGGGATGCAAGGATTGGACATGTGTCCCTTTGTTATGGTATCTTGTAATGGTCCAGTTAGAACCCTCTAAACTGCCTATAGCTTTTTCGAAAGCAGTGTTTTGGGCTCTGTCTCATATTTCTGTCTTGGAGCCTGGGTTAGCTACGGAGTCATCAGTGCCTGTGAATGATTGGTTATTGTCGCATGCTGGTGAAGTCTCTCCAACATTTTCATGGCAAGTTCCAAATGGCGCTGATGATGGTGGAGGTGGGAAGGATTGCATCAATACTGTTAAGGTGTCAAAATTTGGTACCCTGTTATTGAGAATATTTAAAAG ATTTGCAATTCATTTCATCATGCAAATTGAGCAATGTGGGCTTCAAAAGCAATGGACATGGGAATCAATGATGGCAGAAAGCTTGATTTTGGCACTAGTTGATCACAATGAT AATGTGCGTCAAGCTGGGAGGGCTGTCATGGAACATGTATCCCAAGCACGCGGTTTGACTTCTGGGCTTCAATTTCTGTGCTCAAGTGCATCTTCACTGTCTGCTGTTTTCGTGGGTCTAAGATATGTCGTTCAACTG GTGGAAAGCCAGTCCGTTTTAGCAGATTTTCATAGTCTTCATCACTTGTTTTTTGTGGTGTGCAAATTAGTAAAGGAGGACATTGCTCAGCAGCCTTCAGTTGCACAGCCAGCAAAACCTTCTGAAGGTGGTTTCTTGCGTCAACCATTTTCAAATGTACTAATTACCCCACCAGAACATGCTGTTGATATTATCACTTGGGAGAAGTTCAGCACACTGCTTTCGGTAACTCTTTGGCCTTTTATTTCCACGTGCTTGAGAAAGGGAGAGGAGCTAATAAATACCAAACAATGCCAG ATATCATGTGTTCGAGTGCTTGAGTTGCTTCCCCTTGTCTATGAGAGGGTCAATTCATATTGTACCCAACCATTTAGTGTGACGACAATGGTTCCGGACTCTAATGATATTACATGGCTTTTTCACTTGATTAACTGGGGCAAATCATCTCTCCTTGTTATCAGTAGGCACTGGAAACAGTGCATGCTATCTTTATTCAAATTACTAAAAGGTTCACATAGTGGCTCCATTCAACACCACATTGAAGATCTTGGTGATACCTTTTCAAATG ATGTAATTGATATGGATGAACTCAAAGGGAGAATTTCAAATCTTAATCTTGCGGTCTTCAAGAAGCCTCCCGCAGAAACTGAAAGGAGAGTGGTGGACGGTCTGCCAACACCTGCAAAATCAATTGCCAGTATCCCTTCTCTGATTGATTATACAGTTCGGGAGAGACATACTGGTGGGGATAATCTCGAGACTGTGAAACCCTCTCATGGGTCTGACAGTGAACACATAATTCTCCTTTCAGACAGCGAAGAAAATTTGCCTACTGGTGATGCCACTGGCGAGGAGGTTTTATCATCAGTAAAGGAGAACGACAGTTTGATTGCTTCAGATCAGTTGAAAGCAGTTAATCCTTCTAAACAAAGAATGCCAGCAGAAAATAGACATGTGTCTTTAAAACAGCAGATATGTAAACCAGTTAGTGATATTAGTGCCTCTTCTAAACCTGTATCAACAGACAGTAGAAGCACAATTGCTGCCTCAAAAGGATTAGGTGGAAGGAAAATGCCAAGTATTCCAGTGAATACAAATAATACTTCCCTTTTACCAAACAAGGTTAAATCATCTGTTAGTGCCATTCCTCGACCATCACGTCCGAATTCGTCATCGGATGTaggcaaatttaagtcaatCTTCAGAGATATAtctgatgatgaagatgatccCTTAGAGCATGCACTTGACAATTACAGAAGGCCACAACTTCGTGTAACAAAGTCTGCCATATTAGTTCCTAAAAGGCAAGTAGTGCAACTTCAGTTGCCTGCCGAAAAGAGACAGGCATCTGGCAGACCGGATGCTAATTCTCGACGATTTGTCCCTCCTAAACTGGACAGCTGGTTTAAGAGTATCTTGGAAATGGACTACTTTGCTGTTGTTGGGCTATCTTCTTCTGAGATAATAAAGAAACCTGCTTTAAAAGAAATTCCTGTATGCTTTGATTCACAAGCTCAATATGTTGAGATTTTCCAGCCACTTGTTATAGAAGAGTTCAAAGCTCAGTTGCAGAATGCCTATGTAGAAACCCCTCCAGAAGATATGACATGTGGCTCTATATCTATACTCTCAGTTGAAAGAGTTGATGAATTTCTTGTTGTTCGTGGTCGTGCTGAGAACAGTGTGTGTGTCAAATCTAAAGGGTGTACAGAGAATGATTTAATACTGTTCACCAAGGATCCACTGAAAAGTTCTGGACAGCAAGTCCATGTACTTGGAAAG GTGGATCGGCGTGAGACTGATAAAAATAAGGCATTAATTTTTGTTATAAGGTTCTTTCTCTCTAACGAGAATGTGCGTTTAAATAAAGTAAAACGACTTCTTGTTGAAAGAAGTAAGTGGTTCTTCAGTCGGGTTTTGAGCATGACTCCTCAACTCCGAGAGTTCAGCGCTCTCTCATCATTAAATGATATTCCAGTGCTTCCAGTAATCTTAAATCCTGTTTCAAGTACTGCAACCAACCATGAATCTGGAAAAGTGTATCTTGATAAACTTGCACGCCCTATGCGGAAGGTATTGAAGTCATCATACAATGACAGCCAGCTCCAAGCTGTAAGTATTGCCATTGGACCAACAAGCTCTAAAATGAAATGTGATCTGTCTCTTATTCAGGGCCCTCCAG GTACCGGCAAAACCAAGACTATTGTTGCGATTGTGAGTGCATTACTTTCTTTACATGCCGATAGCTCTTACAATTTACCGAGACATGGACCTCTGGCTAGTGCTGAATTTACTAAACCAAGAACAAGAATTAGTCAAACTGCTGCAGTAGCTAGAGCTTGGCAGGATGCGGCCCTGGCTAAACAACAGATAAAGGATTCCCAGAGAGAAAACCCTAGGACAGAACGCCTTTCAAAAGGAAGGGCTCTCGTATGTGCGCAGTCAAATGCGGCAGTTGATGAACTTGTGTCAAGACTCGGTGATGGATTATATGATGCTGATGGAAAGCTGTATAGACCTTACATAGTGAGGGTTGGTAATGCAAAGACAGTTCATCCTAATTCAATGCCTTTCTTTATTGACACACTTGTTGAACAAAGGCTGTCAGATGAGTTAAAGACTAACAACGAATCCAAAGTTTCATCTGATGCCAAATCATCTGGCTCTCTTAGGGCTAGTTTGGAGAAGGTTGTGGACAGAATTAGATTTTACGAGTCAAGGCGGAAACTAATGGATCGTGATAAAACAGAAAATGACTCTTCTGGACCTGATGAAGATGAGATAGATGAAGTTTCTGATGAAGCGATTGGTGCAAAGCTCAATATTTTATATACACAGAAGAGGGCAGTTTCTGCTGAACTTGCCACTGCTTATGcaagtgaaaagaaaattgcGGACGAAAACAAGTCCCTTAAACACAAGGTGAGGAAATCAATTCTTGGGGAAGCAGAAATTGTTGTGACAACACTCAGTGGATGCGGAGGTGATATTTATGGAGTTTGCTCGGAAACTGCTTCAGCTAAGAAATATGGGAATTTCTCTGAGCATGGTTTGTTTGATGTTGTTGTTATCGATGAAGCTGCACAG GCTCTTGAGCCTGCAACTTTGATTCCACTTCAGCTGCTCAAGTCGAAAGGAACTAAGTGCATAATG GTCGGTGATCCAAAGCAGCTACCTGCTACTGTGATGTCTGGGTTGGCTAGCAAGTTTCTTTATGAGTGCAGCATGTTTGAACGCCTACAAAGAGCTGGCTATCCAGTTATTATGCTCACTAAACAG TACCGTATGCACCCTAACATTAGCAGATTCCCATCTTTGCATTTCTATGAAAATAAACTGCTGGATGGTGTTCAGATGGCTGAGAAATCAGCTCCGTTCCATGAACACAATCATCTTGGTCCATACATGTTCTTTGATATTGCTGATGGCCGTGAGCGTTCTGGAACGAATGCTGCCACTCAATCACTCTGTAATCAATATGAAGCTGATGCAGCGCTTGAAATACTGTCATTTTTAAAGAACAG ATATCCAGCAGAGTTCTCCTGTAGAAAGATAGGGATCATAACTCCGTACAGGAGTCAGCTCTCCTTGCTGCGTTCAAGgttcacttctttttttgggcCTGAGATTGTTGCTGAGATGGAAATCAATACAGTAGATGGATTCCAAGGCCGGGAAGTTGACATCTTGGTGTTGTCAACTGTTAGAGCCTCCAACTCCTCAGGTGACAGACATCACGCCGGTGAAGCACGTAGCATTGGGTTTGTTGCAGATGTTAGACGTATGAATGTGGCGCTAACACGTGCCAGGTTTTCTCTGTGGATTGTTGGAAATGCAAGAACATTGCAAACCAACTCACATTGGGCCTCCTTAGTACAGAATGCCAAAGAACGGAATATGTTTATCTCAGTTGAGAGACCATATGGTTTGATCTTTGGAAAAGTTCATGGTGCTACTCACAGCAACTATAATAGTCACCTTAAGCAGCAGAGGGAAAATGAAAAGGCTAGCATGACAAACTCACGGACAGTTGATGCACAACTCCGTAAAGAGCATTTGAGACATGCTGGCAGGGCTACAGAAAAGGAAGGTATAAGTTTACGTGATGATCAAGCAAAAAGAGCATCCCGCTGGGATCGAAAGAGTCCTAAAGCTCAAGACTCTACCATGAGAACTATCGAAGAAAATAAACCAGCAGTGCAGAATGGTGATATGAGGGATTCAAAGGGCTCAATGGAACAACATTTTGATCAGGACTCAGTGATGAGAGAGCAAGGCGTGGAAAACAACTTGTCCATGCATAATGTTAATCATCTGGAGCTTGCTAAAAGGATGGCAACAGGGGATCCCCCTGATGGCTCGTATGTCAGAAGGCAAAGGGAAAATAAGCTTGTTAAGGAGAATATTGGTATGGGAACTGACAAGCCCTTGTTTAAGGAAGATGCACCCAAGAATTCCAAGGTGAGAGTATATAATGGAGAAAATATTGCCAACCAAGACAATGATATGGGAACCATCAAGGGTTCGTCAAAACGTGGTTCCATTCTGAAATCAgtgtccaagaaagctgaTGATTGTCCACCAACACATTGTGATATGCAGAAGTTGATACAAAAGGCTAAAGGAGTAAGGAAGTTTTCTGAAAAACCGAGATCCAGTAATTCAAGCCAAGAGGATCCCTCACTTAATCATGATGCAGTTACCGAATCAGCAAATAAGAATAGTGGTACTGGTTCACCCACAATCCCTGTTATGAAGAAAATGACTAGTAAGGTCAAAGGGGCAAGGAAGTTTACTGAGCAGCCAAGATCTGGGAGTCCTTCAGTTCCATCACGTTTTGATGAAGCAAGTAGCCATACACGGGAAGTCATGAAAAGCCAGGGTACTAACCCAACTGTAACTAGTCAAAATCATCAAATTGCAGCAAGGAAGCGGCAAAGGGAGGATGTCGAATCTTTACTTTCTTCAGCCCTTATCTCGTCGAAGAAGCCTTCCTCAAAGCATCctaagaagaaacaaaataagaaCATGTAG